Part of the Arachis hypogaea cultivar Tifrunner chromosome 6, arahy.Tifrunner.gnm2.J5K5, whole genome shotgun sequence genome, ATATACATTAATTTTTGTATACCATTTTTTATATAACTTTCACTTTCAATATTAAGAATAGTTGATAAAAATTATAGAAAGCTTCTCAGATAAAAACGaacgtttttttttaaatattttttagtaattaaaatttaatatatttatttttgtttaaattaggctaaataaattaatttgacccaaaaaatagtgaattaaatattaaattagtctaaataatattattttttgtagaaaataattataatattcttattatgaaaatgactaaaatatttctatttcagtttctataataaaattattgtggtcattttttttaaaaaaaatattaatttagaccacttcaaaatttaattcatcattttttatcaaattaatttgtctaatataattttaataaaaataatacaatttaatcgattatatatattaaattttaattattaaaaaatattttttaaaaaaatattttagatatctTTATCTTAATCTTAGTAACTCCCAAAATTAtatcatgaaaaaaaaatatacatcaaaagattatatataataaataaatggtGTAAACGTGTTATCTCTCATAATGAAGGGAGCATGAAGTTGCTGTAGACTAGTGTCGTGTCTTCCTTCTCCTGGGTGATGTGGTCAACGTGGTGAACCACATCACTGAACACTGATTACtccatttctgcactttactttgtTACATCAATACACCGTAAACCATCTTCGTTTCAGCTCTCACATGCTCAAGAACCAGCATCACTCTCAACATTAACTCTTTGTGGTGTCATAGAGAGAGATGTTTGGGTGTGAATGCTTttggtggaataataataacattaataATACCGAACCTTCTCAACTCTACTCTTCATTTgctgaacctcaaccattctctctGCCTGCACCTCTTCCCGATTGGCCACAAGGTATCTATTTATTGACAATAATAATACGCTTTCTATCTGTAACTCTTTTTGGGGATGCTGCTTCTGTTCTTTTCCTCTTCTATTTTTGCTATTATTCAAGGATATACACCAGAAATTCAGGCccttttcttctttgatttcGTTCTCATACTAAATTAACAAGCCCCGTGTCACGGCGGGGGTTAATCCTTTCAATTAGGAGGCCACCTTGTCAATCCATGGTGAAAAATCTACACTTGACATGGTTTAAGACTTTTtagtgaattttatgaatgtacTTGAAGTTGAAGGCAGCAAAATGCATAGCTCTTGCATGTGTTATTTTGTTCAGATTTGTGCTTCATGCTGCTATCCTATGAGTTTTTGTTCAGGGGTTGAAAAATATTCATTAATGCATCAATTGATACACCTTTATTGCAAAATTTTTTACCATTAGTGCATCAGACTTGAGTTGTTAACTAATAAACTAATATCCTGTATTTACTACATGGTTGATctaattttttgaataatattaaTATGTTGTTATAGGTGGTGCTTTTTCCAGTGGAAGAATAAGCCTTGGACAATTAGAAGTTGTAAAAATAACCAATTTTGAGAGAGTTTGGTGCTGCACACAGGGTTTCACATTCTACAGACCTTTGGAGATTCCTGATGGTTTTCACTGCCTTGGACACTACTGCCAATCCAATGTGCAGCCATTGCGAGGATATGTTCTTGTGGCTGGTGAAACTGCTTTGGAACCTGAACCTGAAGCTAATCATTATTCTTCAAATAGCCCTGTGTCAGAATCTCCGGCTCTAAGAAAGCCAATTAACTACTCTTTAATATGGAGTGCTGAGTCACCGGATGGTGGATGTGGTTATTTCTGGTTGCCAAATCCTCCGGCGGGTTATAAAGCAATGGGCATAGTAGTTACTAGCATACCGGATGAACCTGACGTTGAAGAAGTTAGATGCGTGCGAAAGGATTTGACAGAAGTTTGTGAGACTTGTGATCTGTTAATAACAATGgactcaaaattttcaaaaaactcaTTTCATGTTTGGAACACACAACCTTATAGAAGAGGTATGTTAGGTAGAGGTGTAGCTGTTGGGACATTCTTCTGCAGCACCTATGCTGATTCTGGCATAGTGTTTGATATTGCTTGCCTGAGGAGTCTTGATTCCACCTTACACGCCATGCCGAATCTAAGCCAAATTCATGCACTTATTAAGCATTATGGTCCGACCATGTACTTCCATCCTGATGAGGTATACTTGCCATCATCTGTGCAATGGTTTTTCAAGGACGGAGCGCTTCTGTATTCACAAGGTAGTGAGAAGGGTAAGAATATTGAGTATGATGGTTCGAACTTACCAAGTGGAGGAACAAACGACGGCTTATTTTGGATAGATTTGCCTACAGATGATGATGCCAGAGATAATCTCAAGAAGGGAAACATAGAGAGTGCAAAACTGTATGTTCATGTGAAACCAGCATTGGGAGGAACATTTACTGATATTGCAATGTGGGTGTTCTGTCCTTTCAATGGACCTGCCACCCTTAAGGTGGGTTTGTTGAACATTGAGATGAGTAAGATAGGAGAACATGTAGGTGACTGGGAGCACTTTACCCTCCGTGTAAGTAACTTCACCGGAGAGCTATGGTCAATGTTCTTCTCTCAGCATAGTGGCGGCGAATGGGTGGATGCATTCGACTTGGAGTTCATTGAAGGGACTAACAAACCAATTGTTTATTCATCAAAGCATGGGCATGCTAGCTACCCTCATGAAGGTACTTACCTTCAGGGGATATCTATATCCAGACTTGGAATCGGAGCTCGGAATGATGCTGCAAAAAGTGATATTGTTGTGGATTCAAGCACAAAGTATGAGATTGTTGCGGCGGAGTATCTTGGAGCCGTAGAGGAACCATGTTGGTTGCAGTATATGAGAGAGTGGGGTCCTAGCATTGTGTATGACTCACGTTCTGAGATAGACAAGCTGATAGATATGCTGCCTGTGTTTGTTAGATTTTCTGTGGAGAATTTATTTGAATTGTTTCCAACAGAGCTTTATGGTGAGGAGGGACCAATTGGTCCAAAGGGGAAAGCCAATTGGTTAGGAGATGAAATATGCAGCTAGTCCTCCTATCCCAGAAGGAAAAGAATCTCAAGTGATCACTGCCAATTTATGTGTTGTATTGTTAGTCTTGAAAATGGCCATGTCATATTAATAGGACAAACCAAACATTCTATACTTGTGTAGTTGTGTTTATATCCCTCTTAATATGATACATTTTCATCTTCAAAATGTAAGCAGGTATTGTCTAGGATGGTAATATAGGTTAGATTATAATTCCTAGTGGTATGAAAAAGAACATATATGTGGTTCTAAAACCTTATGAACGAATGTAAAACATGAGATGAAAAATGGTAAATATTCGGAATAAATTTTTGTCCTTACACAAATTTTGTTTGGTAAACTAACTTGGGCGGTTGAAGTAAAAATTTGTTTGATAAACTAACTTCACCGGgagtaaaatttcaaatttaaaagagTGAGGTGACAATAGTGGTGCGTGATTTTACTAAATTTGAAGAACATATTATTCAATTTTTAGATTATTCTATATATGtaagttaatttatttaatattgatttattacttggtacgacctgatACACTTATCGGTTAGTTTGTCATACCTGATACACTTATCGGTTAGTTTGTCATATTCAAAATCCGCATCAGCACTCTCAGCGCTTTTTCATGAAGTCTCAAAAATGCGCCTCTATCTCTAACGTTGCCCTTGTTTTTTGGTGGCATAGTCACAGTTCGCCCCCCTTCATTTGGGTTTGATGACTAGACGCGACAATTTCGTCCTCCCAATATTTGTTTCCATAAAATTGGATTACACACCAAATGAACTATTTTTAGCAAATACACTTAAACTggcccaataataataataaaaaagacggACTAATTTCAGTGCCTTTAGACTTGGAATAAATGCAACTTTATGAACCACTTTAACCctataaaaatagaaagaaaaaccttTGTTGTAGGCCAATGGCCAATTTTCAATGTTTGTCGTATGAAATAGGAAGAATGTAAGCTCGGAAAGCTTCAGCCACACTGTGTAGTACACAACATCGATAGAACTAGGGGTGTACATGGAGTGATCCGGCCCAGATCCGAATATTTTAGGggttaatttggtgtgattttactgGGTCTAGGGCCAGGTCCGAGTCTCAAAAATAGGCACGGTCATTATTTAGGGCTGGGTCCGGATTAAAGCGAACCCAacttcacccgacccatgtgcactatctaaaaaaggtatatatgttttaaattaattctaatattatgttatattaattataagtttattgttttatttttaatcacacttgttgaattagaaaatatatcaaagaagtatcaaattagaatttatggacaACCAGTATTTATACTCTTCTGAGAGAACCACCATGAGGAAAGGAGTATTAGAACTAGATACTTTGGATATTATTAGAACCACCATGAGAAAAGGAGTCTTGGAACTAGATACTTTGGATATTATTCATtctcaaaacaaaataaatgccaTTACTCAACACTTGGGTAGATTACAAATTTCAGCTACTAATACCCAAGATTTTCCTTATGACATGAGTGGTAGATTTTCTCaaggtgagaattatgattatgGTCAATTTTTCTCTGAACAGGTTAATTACAGGGACAATTCTTCCAAGACTTACAATttggggtggagaaatcacccaaatttt contains:
- the LOC112695402 gene encoding hypothetical protein At1g04090; amino-acid sequence: MFGCECFWWNNNNINNTEPSQLYSSFAEPQPFSLPAPLPDWPQGGAFSSGRISLGQLEVVKITNFERVWCCTQGFTFYRPLEIPDGFHCLGHYCQSNVQPLRGYVLVAGETALEPEPEANHYSSNSPVSESPALRKPINYSLIWSAESPDGGCGYFWLPNPPAGYKAMGIVVTSIPDEPDVEEVRCVRKDLTEVCETCDLLITMDSKFSKNSFHVWNTQPYRRGMLGRGVAVGTFFCSTYADSGIVFDIACLRSLDSTLHAMPNLSQIHALIKHYGPTMYFHPDEVYLPSSVQWFFKDGALLYSQGSEKGKNIEYDGSNLPSGGTNDGLFWIDLPTDDDARDNLKKGNIESAKLYVHVKPALGGTFTDIAMWVFCPFNGPATLKVGLLNIEMSKIGEHVGDWEHFTLRVSNFTGELWSMFFSQHSGGEWVDAFDLEFIEGTNKPIVYSSKHGHASYPHEGTYLQGISISRLGIGARNDAAKSDIVVDSSTKYEIVAAEYLGAVEEPCWLQYMREWGPSIVYDSRSEIDKLIDMLPVFVRFSVENLFELFPTELYGEEGPIGPKGKANWLGDEICS